The Actinomadura graeca nucleotide sequence TGTGCAGCCGCCGCAGATCGATCATGTAACAATCATGCACGATCAGATCTGGAAATGTGAAATGGACGGCAACGTTCCGCGCGGGCAGACTGGCCGCATGACTGATCAGAGCAGGACGCACCGGACCCTGTCCCGGCACCTGACCAGCGAGGGCGTCGTCGTCTGGAGCCGCTGCGCCTGCGGGCGGCTGCGGATGGACCTCGTCCCGCACGCCGCCGGCAGGCCGATCTCCGCCGGTCCCTGCGCGCGCTGCCACGCGCTCCGCTGACGGGGCCGGAGCCGGGGCCGGGAGCGTCAGTCCCGGCGCAGCGCCGCGGCCTCGGAGGCCAGGCCGCGGATCCGGTCCCAGTCCCCGTCTCGCAGCGCGTCGGCCGGTGTGAGCCACGACCCGCCGACGCATCCGACGTTGGGGAGCGCGAGGTAGTCCGCGGCGTTGCCCGGGGCGACGCCGCCGGTCGGGCAGAACCGGGCCCGCGGCAGCGGCCCGGCGAGGGACTTCAGGTACGCCCGCCCGCCCGCGGCCTCGGCGGGGAAGAATTTCATCGCCGTGATCCCGTCCTCCAGCAGGGCGATCACCTCGGACGCGGTGGCGACGCCCGGCAGGAACGGCAGGCCGGTCGCGACCATCGCGGCCTGGAGCCGGGGCGTGAGGCCGGGGCTGACCAGGAAGCGCGCCCCCGCGGCGGCGGCCCGCTCGGCGTCCTCGGGCCGCACGATCGTCCCCGCGCCGACGACGGCGCCCGGGACCTCGGCCGCGATCAGCGTGATCGCCTCCAGCGCGGCGGGCGTGCGCAGCGTCACCTCGATGGCGGGCAGGCCGCCCTCGACGAGCGCGCGCGCCAGCGGGACGGCGGCGCCGGCGTCGTCCAGGACCACGACGGGGATGACGGGCGCCAGGTCGAGGAGGGTCTCGTTGGTCACGTCGATGCTCATGCGGGCTCCAGTGGTCCGGCGGCGTGCGGGCTCCGCGCCAGCCGTGCGGCGGCACCGGCCAGGGCCGGGCCCGGGTGGACGATCAGCGCGGTCGGGATGGCCCGCAGGTAGTCCTCGACGGGCGGCTTCGCCTCGAACCGGCTGCGGAACGCGCTCTCCCGCAGCACGTCGGCCATGCGCGGCAGGATCCCGCCGCCAAGATAGACGCCCCCGCGCGCTCCGAGCGTCAACGCCACGTTCCCGGCCAGTGATCCGAGCAGCGCGCAGAACATGTGCAGCGTCTCCCGGCAGCGCGGGTCGCGGGGCCGCGCGCAGATCTCGGCGGCTCCCAGCGGCGCGGCCACGGCCCCGTCGATCTCGGCGAGGTAGCGGTGGACGCGCGCCAGGCCGTCCCCCGACAGCAGGTACTCGGCCGTGGCGGCGCCGCGC carries:
- the eda gene encoding bifunctional 4-hydroxy-2-oxoglutarate aldolase/2-dehydro-3-deoxy-phosphogluconate aldolase: MSIDVTNETLLDLAPVIPVVVLDDAGAAVPLARALVEGGLPAIEVTLRTPAALEAITLIAAEVPGAVVGAGTIVRPEDAERAAAAGARFLVSPGLTPRLQAAMVATGLPFLPGVATASEVIALLEDGITAMKFFPAEAAGGRAYLKSLAGPLPRARFCPTGGVAPGNAADYLALPNVGCVGGSWLTPADALRDGDWDRIRGLASEAAALRRD